In Labrus bergylta chromosome 6, fLabBer1.1, whole genome shotgun sequence, the following proteins share a genomic window:
- the spata18 gene encoding mitochondria-eating protein has translation MAETLRRLTNTSSFSVLQDKLESWHRDYHVISCDQNLNRCCELIELTAKIQGQLFTILNLAAAEGGHYAGVDTLKTRLLPWLGTCFSMARPSVSDDTSLQLIQESVEKDRRIRELSASHDNDVQKLDTQLCSTRLQLDSVRSELVEAQNELDETKSKSATTLLATEDEILQLKADLRSAHEQQEIYRRKLDALDDYERQIRLLRDEVSYLNTEKAMLQKRLMRSRSPSPPPRLSLSSSPVRSESPTRAQLTNSSRHARLVSRLSDLYSVERLEAQNLLRRYIADLEMVQKIIFIAVVESFNTAKLAYRQFKLRVRKTLSSTHFGVESLEDAAVDYIVRNLDLYDVQTSINDVINAMNVNPRISFPPDVDFVLISALIRETCRVAFAMQTLDPPLDLAFASDGELYNDNRYRRSYDSEFTAPLVMYHVWPALMEGDVVLVKGEAVTRRGAPWSRSRSRSVSPVRSRSLSPTRSLAFNSKRSLSPERLRASFL, from the exons ATGGCGGAAACATTAAGGAGGTTGACCAACACGTCTTCATTCAGCGTCTTACAGGACAAGCTGGAGAGCTGGCACAGAGACTATCAT GTGATATCCTGTGACCAGAATCTAAACAGATGTTGTGAGTTGATTGAACTCACTGCCAAGATTCAAGGCCAACTGTTCACCATCCTCAACCTCGCAGCTGCtgaag GTGGACACTACGCTGGAGTGGACACTCTTAAAACACGCCTGCTGCCATGGCTCGGCACATGTTTCTCGATGGCGAGGCCTTCAGTTTCTGATGACACCAGTTTACAGCTCATCCAG GAGTCGGTGGAGAAGGACCGGAGGATCAGGGAGCTCTCGGCCTCTCATGACAATGACGTTCAGAAGTTGGACACTCAGCTGTGCTCCACTCGCCTGCAGCTGGATTCTGTCAGATCAGA GTTGGTCGAGGCTCAGAATGAATTGGATGAGACGAAGAGCAAATCGGCAACAACTCTGCTGGCCACTGAGGATGAAATATTACAACTGAAGGCAGA tttgcGATCAGCTCACGAGCAGCAGGAGATTTATCGGAGGAAGCTGGATGCTCTCGATGACTACGAGCGACAGATTCGCTTACTGAGAGATGAAGTGTCTTACCTGAACACAGAGAAGGCCATGCTGCAGAagag GTTGATGAGGAGTCGTTCTCCGAGCCCCCCGCCTCGGCTCAGCCTTTCTTCCAGCCCGGTGAGGAGCGAGTCGCCCACCAGAGCTCAGCTGACTAACTCGTCCCGACACGCTCGCCTCGTGTCTCGCCTCAGCGACCTGTACTCTGTGGAGCGACTCGAAGCCCAGAACCTGCTGAGACGATACATCGCTGATTTAGAGATGGTCCAGAAAATCATCTTCATCGCTGTCGTG GAATCCTTCAATACAGCCAAACTGGCTTACCGTCAGTTCAAGCTGCGCGTGAGGAAGACGTTGTCATCAACCCACTTTGGTGTGGAGAGTCTGGAGGACGCAGCTGTGGACTACATTGTCAGAAACCTGGACCTGTACGACGTCCAGACCAGCATCAAT GATGTGATCAATGCCATGAACGTGAACCCTCGGATCTCTTTCCCCCCTGATGTGGACTTTGTCCTCATCAGTGCTCTGATCAGAGAGACGTGCAGGGTAGCCTTCGCCATGCAGACGCTGGACCCTCCCCTCGACTTGGCTTTTGCAAGTGACGGAGAACTTTATAATGACAACAG gtATCGTCGCAGTTATGACTCTGAGTTCACGGCTCCTCTGGTCATGTACCACGTGTGGCCGGCTCTGATGGAAGGAGACGTTGTGCTGGTGAAGGGCGAGGCTGTGACCAGAAGAGGAGCTCCG tggaGCCGTAGTCGGAGCAGGAGTGTCAGCCCCGtgcgctctcgctctctcagccCAACTCGCAGTCTT GCATTTAACAGCAAAAGAAGTCTGTCTCCTGAGCGCCTAAGAGCCAGCTTCCTATGA
- the sgcb gene encoding beta-sarcoglycan isoform X2 yields MASEQESSNGPVKKSMREKAIERRNINKEHNSNFRAGYIPIEEERLHKTGLRGRKGNMAVFIVVLLFLLALINLIITLVIWTVIRIGPNGCDSMEFFDNGLLRFKQKADMGIVHPLHKSTVGGRKDQDLVIVGNNNPVVFQQGTTKLSVEKDKTSVVSDVGISFTDPRSQTTFFSTDFENHEFNLPKGVKVLSVKKASTERITSSAASDLNIKGDGKAIIRGNEGVNIMGRTVEFKMGGGIELRAENSIVLNGSVMFNATRIPNSAGDVYFDEGMERYKLCMCADGTLFRVQVKYPNMGCQTSDNPCRKTG; encoded by the exons ATGGCGTCTGAACAG GAGAGCTCCAATGGGCCGGTGAAGAAGTCCATGCGAGAGAAGGCGATAGAAAGACGTAATATCAACAAGGAACATAACAGTAACTTCAGAGCAGGTTATATACCCATAGAAGAAGAACGTCTCCATAAGACAGGGCTCAGAGGACGCAAGGGGAACATGGCCGTCTTCAtcgtcgtcctcctcttcctcctggcCTTAATTAATCTAATT ATAACGTTGGTGATATGGACAGTGATACGGATCGGTCCAAATGGCTGTGACAGTATGGAGTTCTTTGACAACGGCCTGCTGCGAttcaaacagaaagcagacatGGGCATCGTTCACCCGCTGCACAAGAGCACAGTGGGAGGCCGTAAGGACCAGGACCTGGTCATTGTGGGCAACAACAATCCA GTCGTGTTCCAACAGGGAACCACTAAGCTGAGTGTAGAGAAGGACAAGACCTCTGTGGTCAGCGATGTGGGCATTTCCTTCACAGACCCCCGCTCACAGACCACCTTCTTCAGCACAGACTTTGAAAACCACGAGTTCAACCTGCCCAAAGGAGTCAAAGTTCTCAGCGTAAAGAAGGCGTCCACAGAGAGG ATCACGAGCAGTGCAGCGTCTGACCTGAACATTAAAGGAGACGGGAAGGCCATCATTCGTGGAAATGAGGGCGTCAACATCATGGGCCGGACTGTGGAGTTCAAAATGGGAGGAGGCATCGAGCTCAGGGCT GAAAACAGCATCGTCCTTAACGGATCTGTCATGTTCAATGCCACTCGTATCCCTAACTCTGCAGGAGATGTGTATTTCGATGAAGGTATGGAGAGGTACAAACTCTGCATGTGTGCAGATGGGACTCTGTTCCGTGTGCAGGTGAAATATCCCAACATGGGCTGCCAGACTTCAGATAACCCGTGTAGAAAAACTGGCTAG